One stretch of Acanthochromis polyacanthus isolate Apoly-LR-REF ecotype Palm Island chromosome 16, KAUST_Apoly_ChrSc, whole genome shotgun sequence DNA includes these proteins:
- the LOC127530316 gene encoding C-C chemokine receptor type 8-like — translation MEQCNLTVVESNMSPSPSSYEYQPHVAPAVLMSICFLVGFPGNIAVLLLRPNFQHLSSLSQSLMLNLAFSDLLCLLILPLWIYSFLNSWTFGREVCKVVIYLIYCSVYGSQLTVTMLAVQRYLLVVRLKKFLQLGGKRLLVLLWLVAALLSIPALVFQQLVKHDNWSECMRVYCSDARHVTALLTESVVGFILLFVMAFAYIQVRRKVNQSAFFNNPQTNRLVTSIIVTSFVLWVPYLTVNVLNVIAYSLNNKNLMNFFNTPWAIVVAATFVNSCLNPLLYAFASYKMHQTPTTNNAAAVTTEEELQE, via the coding sequence ATGGAGCAGTGCAACTTAACTGTGGTGGAATCGAACATGTCCCCGTCCCCCTCTTCTTATGAATATCAACCTCATGTGGCCCCCGCGGTGCTAATGTCCATCTGCTTCCTGGTGGGATTTCCTGGAAACATCGCTGTGCTTCTCCTCAGACCAAACTTTCAGCATCTGTCCAGCCTGAGCCAGAGTTTGATGCTGAATCTGGCTTTTTCAGACCTGCTCTGTCTGCTGATCCTCCCGCTGTGGATTTACAGTTTTCTCAACAGCTGGACCTTTGGTCGTGAAGTCTGCAAGGTGGTCATTTACCTCATATACTGCAGCGTTTATGGCAGCCAGCTGACTGTGACGATGCTGGCCGTCCAGCGCTACCTGCTGGTTGTGCGCCTGAAGAAGTTCCTACAGCTTGGAGGAAAGAGGCTGCTGGTTCTGCTCTGGCTGGTTGCAGCACTGCTGTCCATCCCTGCTTTAGTGTTTCAACAGTTGGTCAAGCATGACAACTGGTCAGAATGCATGCGTGTCTACTGCTCTGACGCCCGGCATGTGACTGCACTGCTGACAGAATCAGTGGTAGgattcattttactttttgtcatGGCATTTGCTTACATCCAGGTCCGCAGAAAGGTGAACCAGTCGGCATTTTTCAACAACCCTCAGACAAACAGACTGGTTACCAGCATCATTGTGACCTCTTTTGTCCTGTGGGTGCCGTATCTCACCGTGAATGTGCTGAATGTCATTGCCTATTCTCTAAACAACAAGAATTTGATGAACTTTTTCAACACACCTTGGGCAATTGTTGTCGCAGCAACATTTGTGAACAGCTGCCTGAATCCACTCCTGTATGCATTTGCTTCTTACAAAATGCACCAAACACCCACAACAAATAATGCAGCTGCTgtcaccacagaagaagagctACAAGAATAA
- the LOC127530318 gene encoding C-C chemokine receptor type 7-like has translation MEELNFTVVASNVSISDFSEYQPDVFPAVLLSICFLLGVPGNIAVVLLRPSFQHLSSLSQSLMLNLAFSDLLCLLTLPVWIYTFLYSWTLGLEACKLMAYLIYCSVRGSQLTVMMLAVQRYLLVVRLKKFLHLGRKRLLVLLWLVAVLLSIPALVLPQLFRYQNSSQCVCVYTPDAQRVAELLTEILLGFISLFVVAFAYIQVRRKVNQAAFFNNPQTNRLVTSIIVTFFVLWMPYHTLNMLGVIAISLNSERLLKFCTDAWTNVAAVTFVNSCLNPLLYAFASYKMCQTTTTNNAAAVTTDDEVQE, from the coding sequence ATGGAGGAACTCAACTTCACTGTGGTGGCATCGAACGTGTCCATCTCCGATTTTTCTGAATACCAACCtgatgtgttccctgcagtgcTGCTGTCCATTTGCTTCCTGCTGGGAGTTCCTGGAAACATTGCCGTGGTTCTTCTTAGACCCAGCTTTCAGCATCTGTCCAGCCTGAGCCAGAGTTTGATGTTAAATCTGGCTTTTTCAGACCTGCTCTGCCTGCTGACCCTCCCAGTATGGATTTACACGTTTCTCTACAGCTGGACCTTGGGCCTGGAAGCCTGCAAGCTGATGGCGTACCTCATCTACTGCAGCGTTCGTGGCAGCCAGCTGACTGTGATGATGCTGGCCGTCCAGCGCTACCTGCTGGTTGTGCGCCTTAAGAAGTTCCTACATCTTGGAAGGAAGAGGCTGCTGGTTCTGCTCTGGCTGGTTGCAGTGCTGCTGTCCATCCCTGCTTTAGTGCTTCCACAGCTGTTCAGATATCAGAACAGTTCCCAATGCGTTTGTGTCTACACCCCTGATGCACAGAGGGTAGCTGAACTGCTGACTGAAATCCTGTTAGGTTTCATTTCCCTTTTTGTTGTGGCGTTTGCTTACATCCAGGTCCGCAGAAAGGTGAACCAGGCGGCATTTTTCAACAACCCCCAGACAAACAGACTGGTTACCAGCATCATTGTGACCTTTTTTGTCCTGTGGATGCCGTATCACACCTTGAATATGCTGGGTGTCATTGCCATTTCTCTAAACAGCGAGAGGTTGTTGAAGTTTTGCACAGACGCCTGGACAAATGTTGCAGCTGTAACATTTGTGAACAGCTGCCTGAATCCACTCCTGTATGCATTTGCGTCTTACAAAATGTgtcaaacaaccacaacaaataATGCAGCTGCTGTCACCACCGACGACGAGGTACAAGAATAA
- the LOC110947310 gene encoding type-1 angiotensin II receptor B-like gives MEQLNFTVLESNTASSSPEYQPDVVPAVLMSIFFLVGVPGNIAVVLLRPSFQHLSSLSQSLMLNLAFSDILCLLTLPVWIYMLLYSWTFGLEASKVAIYLVYCSVYSSQATVTMLAIQRYLLVVRQKKFLEFARKRLLVLLWLVAVLLSIPAIVFQELYRYQTWSECVRVYSPDSSRMAALLTESVAGFISLFVVAFAYIQVRKKVNQAAFFNNPQTNRLVTSIIVTSFVLWVPYHIVNVLYVVAISLKIGSLWDFFHKTWGIVVAVTFVNSCLNPLLYAFASYKMRQTTTTNNETAVTTDDELQE, from the coding sequence ATGGAGCAGCTCAACTTCACTGTGTTGGAATCTAACACGGCCTCCTCTTCTCCTGAATACCAACCTGATGTGGTCCCTGCAGTGCTGATGTCCATCTTCTTCCTGGTGGGAGTTCCTGGAAACATCGCTGTGGTTCTCCTCAGACCCAGCTTTCAGCATCTGTCCAGCCTGAGCCAGAGTTTGATGCTGAATTTGGCTTTTTCAGACATACTCTGCCTGCTGACCCTCCCAGTGTGGATTTACATGTTGCTCTACAGCTGGACCTTCGGCCTGGAAGCCAGCAAGGTGGCCATTTACCTCGTATACTGCAGCGTTTACAGCAGCCAGGCGACTGTGACGATGCTGGCCATCCAGCGCTACCTGCTGGTTGTACGCCAGAAGAAATTCCTAGAGTTTGCAAGGAAGAGGCTGCTGGTTCTGCTTTGGCTGGTTGCAGTGCTGCTGTCCATCCCTGCTATCGTGTTTCAAGAGCTGTACAGATATCAGACCTGGTCAGAATGTGTGCGTGTCTACTCCCCTGACTCTTCCAGGATGGCTGCACTGTTGACTGAATCAGTGGCCGGattcatttcactttttgtCGTGGCATTTGCTTACATCCAAGTCCGCAAAAAGGTGAACCAGGCGGCATTTTTCAACAACCCCCAGACAAACAGACTGGTTACCAGCATCATTGTGACCTCTTTTGTCCTGTGGGTGCCATATCACATAGTGAATGTGCTGTATGTCGTTGCGATTTCTCTAAAGATAGGGAGTTTGTGGGACTTTTTCCACAAAACCTGGGGAATTGTTGTAGCTGTAACATTTGTGAACAGCTGCCTGAATCCACTTCTGTATGCATTTGCTTCTTACAAAATGCGTCAAACGACCACAACAAATAATGAAACTGCTGTCACCACAGATGACGAGCTACAAGAATAA